A genomic segment from Scomber japonicus isolate fScoJap1 chromosome 11, fScoJap1.pri, whole genome shotgun sequence encodes:
- the LOC128367647 gene encoding potassium voltage-gated channel subfamily E member 2-like has translation MSASHWSNLTLHLEESLTNALGHFLDNWRRNATAAENALDKTLAEENFRNVIWYLAVMIGMFAFIIVAMLVSTVKSKRREHSNDPYHQYIKEDWTAQLQQGDIINNYAAK, from the coding sequence ATGAGTGCATCTCATTGGTCCAACTTGACCCTTCACCTGGAGGAGTCCCTGACCAATGCCTTGGGTCATTTCCTTGACAACTGGAGGCGTAATGCGACAGCTGCAGAGAACGCTTTGGACAAGACTCTGGCTGAGGAGAACTTTAGAAACGTCATCTGGTATCTGGCGGTGATGATTGGCATGTTTGCTTTCATTATTGTGGCCATGCTGGTGAGCACAGTCAAATCCAAAAGAAGGGAGCACTCTAATGATCCCTACCACCAGTACATCAAAGAGGACTGGACTGCTCAGTTGCAACAGGGCGATATCATAAATAACTATGCAGCTAAATaa
- the casq2 gene encoding calsequestrin-2 produces the protein MLSLWLFLLPCLSLVPLAPAEKGLEFPQYDGKDRVLDINDKNYKKALKKYNMLCLFYHEPVPDSKELLKQHQMTELVLELVAQVMEEKDIGFGMVDSHKDAKVSKKLGLEEEGSVYVFKADRVIEFDGLLSANTLAEFLLDLLEEPVEVIGNALELRAFDRMEEDIRLIGYFKNEDSEHYDAFKEAAEQFQPYIKFFATFEKAVAKELTLKMNEVDFYEPFMEEPVTIPGKPHSEEELVEFITEHRRPTLRKLRAEDMFETWEDDIEGIHIVAFAEEEDPDGFEFLEILKEVARDNTHLPDLSIVWIDPDDFPLLIPYWEKTFKVDLFRPQIGIVNVTDADSIWMEMEDEEDLPTAQELEDWIEDVLSGKINTEDDDDDDDDDDDDDDDDDDDDDDDDDEDDDDTDDDEDDDDTDDDTDSEDDDDDDDDDDDDDDDDDDDDDDDE, from the exons ATGCTCTCCTTGTGGTTGTTCCTGCTCCCCTGCCTGAGCCTTGTGCCTCTGGCCCCGGCTGAAAAGGGTTTGGAGTTCCCACAATATGATGGGAAAGACCGTGTTCTTGACATCAATGATAAGAACTACAAGAAAGCCTTGAAGAAGTATAACATGCTTTGCCTGTTCTACCATGAGCCTGTACCAGACAGCAAGGAGCTGCTGAAACAACACCAGATGACTGAGTTGGTTCTGGAG CTTGTGGCTCAGGTCATGGAAGAGAAAGATATCGGATTTGGAATGGTTGACTCCCACAAAGATGCAAAGGTGTCAAAAAAACTGG GCCTGGAAGAAGAGGGCAGTGTGTATGTTTTCAAAGCCGATCGGGTGATCGAGTTTGATGGCTTACTTTCTGCTAACACCCTGGCGGAGTTCTTGTTGGAT cTGTTGGAGGAGCCAGTGGAGGTGATAGGAAATGCTCTGGAGCTGAGAGCCTTTGACAGGATGGAGGAAGATATCCGGCTCATTGGTTACTTTAAGAATGAGGACTCTGAGC ATTATGACGCATTTAAAGAAGCTGCAGAGCAGTTTCAGCCCTACATTAAGTTCTTTGCAACATTTGAGAAAGCT GTGGCCAAGGAGCTGACTCTGAAGATGAACGAGGTGGATTTCTATGAGCCCTTCATGGAGGAGCCAGTCACCATTCCAGGCAAGCCACACTCCGAGGAGGAACTGGTGGAGTTCATAACTGAACACAGACG ACCAACTCTGAGAAAGCTGCGTGCAGAGGACATGTTTGAGACCTGG gAGGATGACATTGAGGGCATTCACATTGTAGCTTTTGCAGAGGAGGAGGACCCTG ATGGTTTTGAGTTCTTAGAGATCCTGAAGGAGGTGGCCCGAGACAACACTCACCTACCTGACCTCAGCATTGTCTGGATTGACCCTGATGATTTTCCCCTG CTGATCCCCTACTGGGAGAAGACCTTCAAGGTGGACCTGTTCAGACCACAGATCGGAATTGTCAACGTTACAGAT GCCGACAGCATctggatggagatggaggatgaggaagatCTACCCACCGCTCAAGAGCTGGAGGACTGGATTGAGGATGTGCTCTCTGGCAAAATCAAcactgaggatgatgatgatgatgatgatgacgatgatgatgatgatgatgatgacgacgacgacgacgacgacgacgatgatgaaGACGACGATGacacagatgatgatgaagatgacgatGACACAGATGATGACACTGACAGcgaagatgatgatgacgacgacgacgatgatgatgacgacgatgacgatgatgatgatgatgatgatgatgatgagtaa